The sequence GCCAGCGGCGATTTGACGCAGACCATCCGCCGGGAGCGGCGGGCGGAGTTAGCGCTGGAAGGGCTACGGATTGACGATATCCGTCGGTGGAAGATCGCGGAGACGGTGCTCAATGGCTACGCCCACGGTGCCAAATTCGGCGATCCGACCGTTGACAATGGCTACATCCGCGCGCAACGACGCCAGTTTGACCCCGCCAAAAACTACCTCTGGCCCTTACCAGCCTCCGAGTTGAACCTCAACAAGGCGTTGACACAAAACCCTGGCTATCAACTTTAAACAGCACTGTCAATGAAATATGTATTAAAAACCGGTGGTATGGCTGTACTGGCTATGCTGTCGATCCTGTCCTGCAAACAGACGGTTCGGGAACTGAACCCGGCGGTCACCCCGGTCAGCACCCTGACGGCCCCTGCCAACAACGCCAGTGTCAAGCTGGAACCGTCGACGCCCGCCAGTGTGCAGTTCAAATGGGAACCCACCCAGGCAATCGAAGGGGTGCTCTACGAGGTGGCCTTCGACAAAACCGACGGCGATTTCAGCAAGCCCTTCTACAAGACCGTTTCCGACGGGCTGGGGGTGCAGCCGCAGCTAACGCTCAGCCACAACGATCTGAAGAAAATTGCGGCGCTGGGCGGTATCGGCGCTTCGTCGACGGGCAGCGTCAAATGGACGGTCTTAGCGTCAGTTGCGTTCAATCGGCAGGCAGGTACGTCCACCCGCGTCCTGACCATGACCCGACCAGCCGGATTTACCGAGCTTCCAGACAGCTTGTACCTGACCGGTACGGCCACTGAAGGAGGCGACGACGTGACCAAGGGGATCAGGCTGAAAAAAGTGGAAGACGGCATCTTTGAGGTGTATACCTCGCTGAAGGGAGGCACCTATCGGCTGACGGACAGGCTGACGGGCACCGGCAAGAGCTACTATATCGCGAACGACACCATCCGGGAAGGCACCTCGCGCACCACCCTGACTGGTCCGGCGAAAACGTACCGCTTACGGTATGATTTCAACGTAGCCTCCACGCAGGCAACCGAAATACAGTCGATCGGGCTGTTCATGTCGGCTTACAACAAAGAGATAGGTACGTTGACGTATGCGGGTAATGGCACCTGGACAGCCGCCAGCATTCCCGTCGAGTTCTATCCGTTCTCCTGGGGTCGAGATGAACGCTATAAGTTTGCGGTGCACACCGCGACCGGCACGGAGTATATGGGCAGTTCGAACGTGAACAACAACAGCCCGGCCGGGGCCCCTGCCTCTTATTTCTACCTTCAGCCGGTGTCGAATAGCCAATGGGACAACACCTACAAGTTCGACCCATCTGCCGATCTGAAGAAGGTGAAGGTAGACCTTTTCCTGCGGGCCACTGCCCCCTACAGCCATCA comes from Fibrella aestuarina BUZ 2 and encodes:
- a CDS encoding SusE domain-containing protein, translated to MKYVLKTGGMAVLAMLSILSCKQTVRELNPAVTPVSTLTAPANNASVKLEPSTPASVQFKWEPTQAIEGVLYEVAFDKTDGDFSKPFYKTVSDGLGVQPQLTLSHNDLKKIAALGGIGASSTGSVKWTVLASVAFNRQAGTSTRVLTMTRPAGFTELPDSLYLTGTATEGGDDVTKGIRLKKVEDGIFEVYTSLKGGTYRLTDRLTGTGKSYYIANDTIREGTSRTTLTGPAKTYRLRYDFNVASTQATEIQSIGLFMSAYNKEIGTLTYAGNGTWTAASIPVEFYPFSWGRDERYKFAVHTATGTEYMGSSNVNNNSPAGAPASYFYLQPVSNSQWDNTYKFDPSADLKKVKVDLFLRATAPYSHQVTVLK